In Desulfuromonas sp. KJ2020, a single window of DNA contains:
- a CDS encoding pyruvate carboxylase has translation MSVKKFKKILAANRGEIAIRIFRACTELGISTVAIYSEEDKLSLHRYKADEAYLIGKGKGPIDAYLGIDEIIDLARRKEVDAIHPGYGFLSENPDFAEACARAGIAFIGPTPEIQRRLGDKVSGRQVALACDVPVVPGTEKPIATEEEALIFAKSCGYPIIVKASAGGGGRGMRVVRNQKELLEGLKSAASEAKAAFGNAAVFLEKYIENPKHVEVQILGDSHGNIVHFYERDCSIQRRHQKVIEMAPSLYLSEEKRAELCGYAMKIAREVGYVNAGTIEFLTDRDGHFYFIEVNPRIQVEHTVTEMVTSRNLVQAQIRIAEGHKLSDPEIGIQGQDDIQMRGYAIQSRITTEDPQNSFAPDFGTIKAFRTAAGFGVRLDAAAGYAGAQITPHYDSLLVKISAHGLTFADAARTMNRALQEFRIRGVKTNIGFLEKVITHPTFLAGKCDTSFLDNHPELFVLPAKKDRATKILRCIGNTVVNGYPGLKVPLQFKDLREPEVPDIPYGQAHPRGSRDILLDKGPEGLADWALKQKKLLLTDTTMRDAHQSLMATRFRTFDLDRIAEATSHLGGSLFSLEMWGGATFDVSMRFLREDPWERLDRLRKKVPNILFQMLLRGSNAVGYTNYPDNVVQEFVAKAAESGIDIFRVFDSLNWTKGMSVAMDAVRKNGAVCEAAMCYTGDITDPKRHKYPLKYYVDLAKELEKMGAHILAIKDMAGLLKPFAAEKLIKALKNEIGIPIHLHTHDTSSNGGAMLLMATQAGVDIVDCALSSVSGLTAQPNLNALVSTLKGTIWDPKVDEDGLQKLANYWETVRPYYAPFESELRSGTAQVYYHEIPGGQYSNYKPQVEGLGLGHRWEECKEMYRKVNDMFGDLVKVTPSSKIVGDMAMFMVQNNLQPEDVFERGEELTFPQGVVDFFKGMIGQPYGGFPEKLQKIILKGEAPLTCRPGELLEPVDFSAKKVEVEKKLGHAISDREVLSAVLYPGVFEEFDRYRQEYSDTSFLPTPVFFYGLGVGDETSIDIEPGKTLIIKLNAIGRVQEDGTRSIYFELNGEPRQVTVKDLSIETGEVSHKKADPDDPKQVGAPMPGKIFKILVNVGDEVVAGDTLLSTEAMKMETNVKAKKDGVVGEILFKEGEQVQQGDLLIVLE, from the coding sequence ATGTCCGTCAAGAAATTCAAAAAAATACTGGCTGCAAACCGTGGGGAGATTGCCATCCGCATTTTCCGGGCCTGTACGGAACTGGGAATCAGTACCGTCGCCATTTATTCGGAAGAGGACAAACTGTCCCTGCACCGCTATAAGGCGGACGAAGCCTACCTGATTGGAAAGGGTAAGGGCCCTATCGACGCCTACCTGGGAATTGACGAGATTATCGACCTGGCGCGACGCAAAGAAGTCGATGCCATTCATCCCGGCTATGGCTTTCTATCGGAAAATCCCGATTTTGCCGAAGCTTGCGCTCGGGCCGGTATTGCCTTTATCGGACCTACTCCGGAGATTCAGCGGCGTTTGGGTGACAAGGTCTCGGGGCGGCAGGTAGCCCTGGCCTGCGATGTGCCCGTCGTTCCCGGCACCGAGAAACCGATCGCCACCGAAGAGGAAGCTTTGATCTTCGCCAAGTCGTGCGGCTACCCTATCATTGTCAAAGCCTCTGCTGGCGGAGGCGGTCGGGGCATGCGCGTCGTTCGCAACCAGAAAGAACTGCTGGAAGGGCTCAAGTCCGCTGCTTCCGAAGCCAAGGCGGCTTTTGGCAATGCGGCGGTCTTTCTGGAAAAATACATTGAAAACCCCAAGCATGTCGAAGTGCAGATTCTGGGTGATTCACACGGCAATATCGTGCATTTTTATGAGCGGGATTGTTCCATCCAGCGCCGGCACCAGAAAGTTATCGAGATGGCGCCGTCCCTCTACCTTTCTGAGGAAAAAAGAGCCGAACTGTGCGGATATGCGATGAAGATTGCCCGCGAGGTGGGCTATGTCAATGCGGGTACGATTGAATTTCTGACGGACCGGGACGGACATTTCTACTTCATCGAGGTCAACCCCCGCATTCAGGTTGAGCACACGGTGACAGAGATGGTCACCTCCCGCAACCTGGTTCAGGCCCAGATTCGTATCGCCGAAGGGCACAAACTGTCCGACCCGGAGATCGGCATTCAGGGACAGGACGATATCCAGATGCGCGGGTATGCTATTCAGTCCCGTATTACCACGGAGGACCCCCAGAATAGTTTTGCCCCCGATTTCGGTACCATTAAAGCTTTCCGCACCGCGGCCGGTTTCGGTGTGCGACTTGATGCGGCGGCCGGTTACGCCGGAGCCCAGATTACACCGCATTACGACTCTTTGCTCGTGAAAATTTCTGCCCATGGTCTGACTTTTGCCGATGCTGCCCGCACCATGAATCGGGCTCTGCAGGAATTCCGTATCCGTGGAGTGAAGACCAATATCGGTTTTCTGGAAAAGGTCATCACCCATCCGACCTTTTTGGCGGGCAAATGCGACACCTCCTTTTTAGACAACCATCCTGAACTTTTCGTGCTGCCGGCCAAGAAAGATCGCGCCACCAAGATTTTGCGCTGTATCGGCAACACGGTGGTCAACGGTTATCCCGGCCTCAAAGTGCCGCTGCAGTTCAAGGATCTGCGCGAACCCGAGGTGCCCGATATCCCTTATGGTCAGGCCCATCCCCGCGGCTCCAGAGACATCCTGCTCGACAAGGGGCCGGAAGGGCTGGCCGATTGGGCGCTGAAGCAGAAAAAGCTGCTGCTGACGGACACCACCATGCGGGATGCCCACCAGTCTCTCATGGCGACACGCTTCCGTACCTTCGATCTCGATCGGATTGCCGAAGCGACCAGTCATCTGGGCGGTTCGCTCTTCTCCCTGGAAATGTGGGGCGGGGCGACGTTCGATGTCTCCATGCGCTTTTTGCGGGAAGATCCCTGGGAGCGCCTCGATCGCCTGCGCAAGAAGGTTCCTAACATTCTGTTCCAGATGCTGCTGCGCGGCTCTAACGCGGTCGGGTATACCAACTACCCGGACAACGTGGTGCAGGAGTTTGTGGCCAAGGCGGCCGAAAGCGGCATCGATATCTTCCGGGTTTTCGATTCCCTGAACTGGACCAAAGGGATGAGCGTCGCCATGGATGCCGTGCGCAAAAACGGCGCTGTGTGCGAGGCCGCCATGTGCTATACCGGCGACATTACCGATCCCAAGCGGCATAAATATCCCCTGAAGTACTATGTCGATCTGGCTAAAGAGCTGGAAAAGATGGGGGCCCATATTCTGGCGATCAAGGACATGGCCGGGCTTCTCAAACCCTTCGCGGCCGAGAAGCTGATCAAGGCCCTGAAAAACGAGATCGGCATTCCCATTCATCTGCATACCCACGATACTTCCAGCAACGGCGGCGCCATGCTGCTTATGGCGACGCAGGCTGGCGTGGATATTGTCGACTGCGCCCTCTCTTCCGTATCGGGGTTGACGGCCCAGCCCAACCTCAATGCCCTGGTTTCCACGCTCAAGGGAACCATCTGGGACCCCAAAGTCGATGAAGACGGTCTGCAGAAGCTGGCCAATTACTGGGAGACGGTCAGACCCTACTATGCGCCCTTCGAGTCAGAGTTGCGCAGTGGTACGGCCCAGGTTTATTATCATGAAATTCCCGGCGGGCAGTATTCCAACTACAAGCCGCAGGTCGAAGGGCTCGGCCTCGGTCACCGTTGGGAAGAGTGCAAGGAGATGTACCGCAAGGTCAACGACATGTTCGGGGATCTGGTCAAGGTGACGCCTTCCTCCAAAATTGTCGGCGACATGGCCATGTTCATGGTGCAGAACAACCTGCAGCCCGAAGATGTCTTTGAGCGGGGCGAAGAACTCACCTTCCCGCAGGGGGTGGTGGATTTCTTCAAAGGGATGATTGGCCAGCCCTACGGCGGCTTCCCGGAGAAGTTGCAGAAGATCATTCTCAAGGGGGAGGCGCCGCTGACCTGCCGGCCGGGCGAGCTGTTGGAGCCGGTGGATTTCTCCGCCAAAAAGGTCGAGGTGGAAAAGAAACTCGGACATGCCATCAGTGACCGCGAAGTCCTTTCCGCCGTTCTTTATCCCGGTGTTTTTGAAGAGTTCGACCGCTATCGCCAGGAGTACAGCGACACCTCGTTTCTGCCCACGCCCGTCTTCTTCTATGGCCTGGGCGTCGGTGACGAGACCAGCATCGACATCGAACCGGGCAAGACCCTGATCATCAAACTCAACGCCATCGGTCGCGTTCAGGAAGACGGCACCAGGTCCATCTATTTTGAACTCAATGGCGAGCCCCGGCAGGTCACCGTCAAGGATCTCTCCATCGAAACCGGCGAGGTCTCCCACAAAAAGGCAGACCCGGACGATCCCAAACAGGTTGGCGCCCCGATGCCCGGTAAGATTTTCAAGATTCTGGTCAATGTCGGCGACGAGGTTGTCGCCGGGGACACTTTGCTGTCAACAGAGGCCATGAAGATGGAGACCAACGTCAAGGCCAAAAAGGATGGCGTGGTGGGTGAAATTCTCTTTAAAGAAGGGGAGCAGGTGCAGCAGGGCGATCTGCTGATTGTGCTGGAATAA
- a CDS encoding slipin family protein — MIPVGLIGWAVVLGLLLFIIIQAVQILMEYERGVVFRLGRFSSVKGPGLRLIIPFVDRLVKISLRTVAMDVPPQDVITKDNVSVKVNAVLYFRVLSPEKALIEVENYLYATSQLAQTSLRSVLGQSDLDDLLSHRERINQELQNILDRQTDPWGVKVSNVEIKHVDLPAEMQRAMARQAEAERERRSKVIHAEGEFQASQKLSEAAKVMSGEPTALQLRFLQTLTEVATEKNSTIIFPVPIDLIQPFLDSRKKGASSSD; from the coding sequence ATGATACCCGTTGGCCTCATCGGTTGGGCGGTCGTTTTAGGATTGTTGCTGTTTATTATCATTCAGGCGGTTCAGATTCTTATGGAATATGAACGGGGAGTCGTCTTTCGCCTCGGGCGATTTTCCTCGGTCAAAGGGCCAGGCCTGCGGCTGATCATTCCTTTTGTCGACCGCCTGGTCAAGATCAGCCTGCGCACAGTGGCCATGGATGTGCCACCCCAGGATGTCATCACCAAGGACAATGTCTCCGTCAAGGTCAACGCCGTTCTCTACTTCCGGGTTCTTTCCCCCGAGAAGGCCCTGATCGAGGTGGAGAACTATCTCTACGCTACCAGCCAGTTGGCTCAGACATCCCTGCGCAGCGTCCTTGGACAGTCCGATCTGGATGATCTGCTGTCGCACCGGGAGCGCATCAATCAGGAGCTGCAGAATATTCTCGACCGGCAAACCGATCCCTGGGGGGTCAAAGTTTCCAATGTCGAGATAAAACATGTCGATCTGCCGGCGGAGATGCAGCGGGCCATGGCGCGGCAGGCGGAGGCGGAAAGGGAACGGCGTTCCAAGGTGATCCACGCCGAAGGAGAATTCCAGGCTTCCCAGAAATTGTCCGAGGCGGCTAAAGTGATGAGTGGTGAACCGACGGCTTTGCAGTTGCGTTTTTTGCAGACTCTCACTGAAGTCGCTACTGAAAAGAACTCGACCATTATTTTCCCGGTCCCCATCGATCTCATTCAGCCCTTTCTGGATTCCCGTAAAAAGGGGGCTTCCTCTTCGGATTGA
- a CDS encoding nodulation protein NfeD, with translation MNRYMRTGLFLMLLLLAWGSASAGYAADVIRVVRVNEAITPTVADFIATELRGTNERPDKAFLLELDTPGGLDTAMRDIIKAMLASRIPVIVYVYPPGARAASAGALITLAADFAVMAPGTNIGAAHPVSVGAGGQQDTTMMDKVLADAVAYARSLAEQRGRNTDWAERIVRESMSTPASEALQLKVIDLIAADEKELIAGLDGRRYLRQGQALVLDIAGAELSVAEMSWRQKILATISNPNVAYMLLMLGIMGIFFEISQPGGILPGALGAIALLLALFAFQTLPINYAGVLLILLAIILFILEVKIVSYGMLSIGGLVAMTLGSLMLIESSEPYLQISRAIIAATVAVFGGFFLLVLFFVVRTQKSRFFSGAEGMVGERGQAVTAIQEEGKVFVHGEYWNAFSKQPISKNQDIVVVRLEGNLRMEVAPWPISEPVAHPLAANGSIDPGQDITMNKEDS, from the coding sequence ATGAATAGATACATGCGAACAGGCCTCTTTTTGATGCTGTTGCTGTTGGCTTGGGGCTCTGCGTCGGCAGGATACGCCGCAGACGTTATCCGGGTGGTGCGCGTCAACGAGGCGATCACTCCTACCGTGGCCGACTTTATCGCGACTGAACTTCGCGGGACCAATGAGCGCCCGGACAAGGCCTTTCTGCTGGAGTTGGACACGCCGGGAGGGCTTGACACCGCCATGCGGGACATTATCAAGGCGATGCTGGCTTCGCGCATCCCTGTCATCGTGTATGTCTATCCCCCCGGAGCGAGAGCTGCTTCGGCCGGAGCGCTCATTACTTTGGCGGCTGATTTCGCGGTCATGGCCCCCGGTACCAATATCGGGGCCGCCCATCCGGTGTCCGTCGGCGCCGGCGGACAGCAGGACACGACCATGATGGACAAGGTTCTTGCCGACGCGGTTGCTTATGCACGCAGTCTCGCTGAACAGCGCGGGAGAAATACGGACTGGGCCGAGCGCATCGTGCGGGAGAGTATGTCCACACCGGCCTCCGAAGCACTGCAGCTAAAAGTCATCGACCTCATCGCCGCCGATGAAAAGGAACTGATCGCGGGGCTTGATGGCCGTCGGTACCTGCGCCAGGGGCAGGCCCTGGTGTTGGATATTGCCGGTGCCGAGCTGAGCGTGGCCGAGATGAGCTGGCGGCAGAAAATCCTGGCGACCATCAGCAACCCCAACGTTGCCTATATGCTTCTGATGCTCGGAATCATGGGGATATTTTTCGAGATCTCCCAACCCGGCGGGATTTTGCCGGGGGCTTTAGGTGCCATCGCTCTGCTGCTGGCCCTCTTTGCCTTCCAGACCCTGCCGATCAATTATGCCGGCGTTCTGCTCATTCTGCTGGCTATCATTCTCTTTATATTGGAAGTCAAAATCGTCTCCTACGGCATGCTTTCCATCGGTGGACTTGTCGCCATGACGCTGGGGTCCTTGATGCTCATCGAGAGTTCCGAGCCCTATCTGCAGATATCCCGTGCCATTATCGCGGCCACCGTGGCCGTTTTTGGAGGATTTTTCCTGCTGGTCCTCTTTTTTGTGGTGCGAACGCAGAAAAGTCGTTTTTTCTCCGGCGCCGAGGGCATGGTCGGGGAACGAGGGCAGGCCGTGACGGCCATCCAGGAGGAAGGGAAGGTATTCGTCCACGGGGAATACTGGAATGCTTTTTCCAAACAGCCTATCAGCAAGAATCAGGATATTGTGGTAGTCCGCCTTGAGGGCAACCTTCGCATGGAGGTAGCTCCCTGGCCAATCAGTGAACCTGTGGCTCACCCTCTAGCGGCAAATGGCTCTATTGACCCCGGGCAGGACATAACGATGAACAAGGAGGATTCATGA